The sequence CTTCAGGTCCTCGACCGTGCCGGAGACGACGATCTCGCCGCCGTGCTCGCCCGCGCGCGGCCCGATGTCGACGATCCAGTCGGCGGCGGCGATGGTGTCCTCGTCGTGCTCGACGACGATCAGGGTGTTGCCCATGTCGCGCAGCCGGAGCAGCGTCTCCAGCAGCCGGTGGTTGTCGCGCTGGTGCAGGCCGATGGACGGCTCGTCCAGCACGTACAGGACGCCGACCAGACCCGAGCCGATCTGCGTCGCCAGCCGGATGCGCTGGGCCTCTCCGCCCGCGAGGGTCGCCGAGGCCCGGTCGAGGGTGAGGTAGTCGAGGCCGACGTCCAGCAGGAAGCCGAGCCGGGCGTTGATCTCCTTCAGGACGCGTTCGGCGATGTGCGTCTCGCGCTCGTTCAGTTCGAGCGCCAGCAGGAACTTCGCGGCCTCGCCGATCGGCATCGCGGCCACCTCGGCGATCGACATCCCGCCCATGGTGACGGCGAGCACGACCGGCTTCAGCCGGGCGCCCTCGCAGGTCGGGCACGGGATCTCCCGCATGTAGCCCTCGAACCGCTCCCGGCTGGAGTCGCTCTCGGACTCCGCGTGGCGCCGCTGGATGTAGGGGACGACGCCCTCGTAGGCCGTGTAGTACGACCTCGTCCGGCCGTAGCGGTTCTTGTAGCGGACGTGGACCTGCGTCTCGTGCCCGTTCAGGATCGCCTTGCGCGCCTTGGCGGGCAGCCGGTCCCAGGGCGTGTTCAGGTCGAAGCCCATCGCGTCGCCCAGCGCCGACAGCAGCCGCAGGAAGTACTCGCTGACGTGCCCGCCCGACCACGGCTGGATCGCGCCCTCGCCGAGCGACAGCTCCCCGTCGGGGACGACGAGCTCGGCGTCGACCTCCATGCGCGTCCCGAGGCCGGTGCAGTCGGGGCAGGCTCCGTACGGCGAGTTGAACGAGAACGAGCGCGGCTCCAGCTCCTCGAACGACAGGTCGTCGTAGGGGCAGTAGAGGTGCTCCGAGTACATCCGGGTGCGGTGCTCGTCGTCCTCGGGCAGGTCGACGAAGTCGAGGACGATCGTGCCGCCCGCCAGGCCGAGGGCCGTCTCGACCGAGTCGGCGAGCCGCTGGCGGGCGGAGTCCTTCACCGAGAGCCGGTCGACCACGACGGAGATGTCGTGCTTCTCCTGCTTCTTCAGCGGGGGCGGCTCGTCCAGGCGGATCATCTGCCCGTCGACCAGCGCCCGCGAGTAGCCCTTGGACTGCAGCTCGCGGAACAGCTCCAGGTACTCGCCCTTGCGACCGCGGATCACCGGCGCCAGCACCTGGAACCGGGCGCCCTGCTCCAGTTCCAGCACCCGGTCGACGATCTGCTGCGGCGCCTGCCGGCTGATCGGCCGGCCGCACTCGGGGCAGTGCGGGTGCCCGATCCGGGCGTAGAGCAGCCGCAGGTAGTCGTAGACCTCGGTGATCGTCCCGACCGTGGAGCGGGGATTCTTGCTGGTCGACTTCTGGTCGATCGAGACCGCCGGGGACAGCCCCTCGATGAAGTCGACGTCGGGCTTGTCCATCTGCCCGAGGAACTGCCGGGCGTAGGCCGACA is a genomic window of Actinomadura citrea containing:
- the uvrA gene encoding excinuclease ABC subunit UvrA, which gives rise to MHDRLIVRGAREHNLKDVSLDLPRDAMIVFTGLSGSGKSSLAFDTIFAEGQRRYVESLSAYARQFLGQMDKPDVDFIEGLSPAVSIDQKSTSKNPRSTVGTITEVYDYLRLLYARIGHPHCPECGRPISRQAPQQIVDRVLELEQGARFQVLAPVIRGRKGEYLELFRELQSKGYSRALVDGQMIRLDEPPPLKKQEKHDISVVVDRLSVKDSARQRLADSVETALGLAGGTIVLDFVDLPEDDEHRTRMYSEHLYCPYDDLSFEELEPRSFSFNSPYGACPDCTGLGTRMEVDAELVVPDGELSLGEGAIQPWSGGHVSEYFLRLLSALGDAMGFDLNTPWDRLPAKARKAILNGHETQVHVRYKNRYGRTRSYYTAYEGVVPYIQRRHAESESDSSRERFEGYMREIPCPTCEGARLKPVVLAVTMGGMSIAEVAAMPIGEAAKFLLALELNERETHIAERVLKEINARLGFLLDVGLDYLTLDRASATLAGGEAQRIRLATQIGSGLVGVLYVLDEPSIGLHQRDNHRLLETLLRLRDMGNTLIVVEHDEDTIAAADWIVDIGPRAGEHGGEIVVSGTVEDLKKSDRSLTGAYLDGRREIAVPQIRRPRTRGREVTVKGAQQNNLRDVDVSFPLGVLTAVTGVSGSGKSTLVNDILYNSLAKKLNGAKTVPGKHKRVNGVDQLDKVVHVDQSPIGRTPRSNPATYTGVFDHIRKLFAQTTEAKVRGYQPGRFSFNVKGGRCENCSGDGTIKIEMNFLPDVYVPCEVCHGARYNRETLEVHYKGKTISEVLDMPIEQATTFFEPITAIHRHLKTLNDVGLGYVRLGQPAPTLSGGEAQRVKLASELQKRSTGRTIYVLDEPTTGLHFEDIRKLLGVLNGLVDKGNTVLVIEHNLDVIKTADWIIDMGPEGGSRGGTVVATGTPEEVAEVEASHTGQFLKKLLV